Genomic DNA from Brassica rapa cultivar Chiifu-401-42 chromosome A04, CAAS_Brap_v3.01, whole genome shotgun sequence:
GTTGATTATGGATTTTCCCTGAACATTTTACGGAATACCGGCGGCTTCGAAGAAAATCTTCAGGCTACTTGTATCGTCTGGGCAATTTCTTATTGTTACTTTTCGTGAGTGCTACCATACTTTCTCTTAGTGGTACTTTTTCCAAGTGGAGACTACTTGGTCGAGCATTCATATGGAAACTAATAATCTTATTTTGCGGACATATCTTATCTTGCTGGGCATATAATTTTCAATCTTCCATTCTTTcacagaaaacaaaaacaaaaaaagaaagaacaaatAGACTTTATGATGCATTCTTGTATCCAAAGGAGGAGGATGATACGGAGCTTGTGTTTTATCTTCTCTCTTTATGCCTCCGTACTTGTTTTTGCTTCTCATGCTGCGCACTTGTGCCGTCCAGACCAGAAAGATGCTCTCTGGGAGTTCAAGAGCGAGTTCTACGTCGACGGGCTCCACTCTGATGGTACGCCAGTTGATAAGAAGACAGAGAGATGGAAGAACAACATTGATTGCTGTTCTTGGGATGGTATCTCGTGTGATCCTAAGACGGGTAAAGTCGTTGAGTTAGACCTCACGGACAGTTTTCTCAACGGCCCTCTGAGATCTAATAGTAGCCTCTTCAGACTACAACATCTTCATATTCTGAATCTTGGCTCCAATAATCTTTCAGGTATTCTCCCAGATTCCGTCAGCAACCTCAAATATTTGAGGGTTTTAAGTCTCGGTGGTTGCAGTTTCTATGGACAGATTCCTTCTTCACTCGGAAATCTTTCTTATCTCACTAATCTTGATCTTTCTCATAATGAATTCATCGGTGAACTACCTGATTCAATGGGTAACCTAAAGAAACTAACAGATCTGGGACTTGACCATAACAAGATCAGTGGGAACTTTCCCCATGTGCTACTCAATATGAGCGAGCTCACTCAGATCGACATTGGCTCTAACCAGTTCGAAGGTATGCTCCCATCTAACATGAGTAGCCTCTCCAAACTGGTCTATTTTGATATAAATGAAAATTCATTTTATGGATCTATTCCGCCATCTCTCTTCATGATCCCTTCATTGATTCAACTTTACATGGGAAGAAACAGCTTCAGTGGTCCTCTTGAGATTGGGAATATCTCTTCACTATCTCCACTTGGTTTTTTAGCACTTGGGGACAACAATTTCAATGGACCAATCCCAAGATTTATAACAAAGCTAGTTGGGCTCTGGTACCTTGACCTCGCTTTATGGAACACGGAGAAGGGAAAGGTTGATTTCAGCATCTTCTTGCACCTCGAGTCACTTACGTTCCTTGACCTCTCTTATATAAATACAAGAAGCAGAGTTGACTTGAGTCTTTTCTCAGATCTCATGTCACTTGGTTATCTGGATCTTTCAGGGATTAATTTGAAGATCAGTCCAACTCTCCACCTTCTCTCACCCATAGAGATCTTGACTTTATCATCTTGCAATATTGCTGAGTTTCCCAAATTTCTAGAAACACAGACGAGTTTGTCATATTTAGACATTTCTGCCAATCAAATCAAAGGTCAAGTACCAAAGTGGTTATGGAGACTCCCGCTACTGAGGTATGTAAACATTTCTCAGAATTCCTTCACTGGTTTTGAAGGATCAGCGGACGTTATTCAACGAAGTGAAATTCTACTTCTTGATATAAGTTCAAACACATTCCAAGGTCCATTTCCTTTGTTACCAAACTCTACAAAGTTCTTTTTAGGCTCCAATAATCATTTTTCAGGAGAGATCCCTAAGACAATATGCAAGTTGGCTTCTCTTGATACACTTGTTTTATCTGATAACAACTTCAATGGTTCTATTCCTCGGTGTTTTGAGAATTTCAGTACCAAGCTTTCAGTCATGCATCTTCGGAACAACAGTCTATCTGGTACTTTTCCGGAGGAATCTATCGGAGATCACTTGAAATCACTTGATGTTGGTGACAACCGCTTATCAGGAGTACTTCCCAAGTCTCTGATCAACTGCACCCGCCTCGAGTTTCTGAATGTGGAAAACAACATGATTAATGACACGTTTCCATTCTGGTTGAGACTTCTTACCAACCTACAAGTTCTTGTCCTTCGTTCTAACGAGTTCCATGGGCCCATATCTTCTCCTGCATTTTCTTTGAGTTTTCCCAAATTGAGAATCTTTGATATTTCGAAAAATCGTTTCACTGGAGTTTTGCCATCATATTACTTTGCTGGTTGGACTGCAATGTCATTGGTCATAGACATTGTAGATATTATGCCGAGTAGGTTTGAGGGGCGTGACTCTGGGAACTTATATAACTCAGTGTCTATGACGGCAAAAGGATTGGTGATGGAGCTGGTTGGTAGTGGTTTCACAATCTACAAAACTATTGATGTCTCTGGAAACAAACTCCAAGGAGATATTCCCGAATCCATCAGTTTACTCAAGGAGCTTATTGTGCTCAACATGTCAAACAACGCTTTTACAGGCCACATTTCACCATCTTTGGAGAACTTGACCAATCTACAATCATTGGATCTTTCTCAAAACCGATTGTCTGGAGAAATCCCACCAGAGCTTGGAAAGCTTACATTTCTAGCGAGAATGAACTTCTCTTACAACATGCTTGAAGGTCCAATACCACAAGGCACTCAAATTCAAAGCCAGAGTAGTTCTTCTTTCGCAGAGAATCCGAGGCTCTGTGGTGTCCCTCTCCAAGAAACATGCGGCAGAGGAGACGATGCAACGACTcaagagaaagaagatgaagatggagaAAAGGATCAAGTCTTGAGCTGGATTGCAGCTGCAATAGGCTATGTACCTGGTGTGTTTTGTGGAGTCGTCATCGGCCATATTCTCAGTTCATATAAACGTGACTGGTTCATGAAAATCTTTCACTCTTTTGCTTAATATAAGCATCAGTTGCATGATGATATCTACTTATATTATAATCATGTCCATGCcgctttttttaataataatgtaATGTCGCAAAGAATTTGTTATGCAAAGTTTTATGGAGAAAGGGTTACAATAGATTGCTTGTTTTCAAATAGCATAAAATCATTTTCTTTCATTAAGAGTTGTGTATTATCTAGGGGAAGACCGTCTCAGGGTACGTTTTCACACTTTTGCTTCTCTGAACGaatcttctttttaaaaataaatcgaagtatatatatattgattaaatttttttttaatcacttTTTGCTTCTCTTAACTAATCTTCTTTTGCTTCACTTTTTCTGCTCAACTAGAAAATTATGCGTGGATCTATTAATTAGGATTGCACTAAGCTTGAAAGATCACCAtcctctctctatatatatatatatatatatatatctttatatataaaagagggTTTCTCTCATTCCTAAGCCCTCCACGTAGGAATCCACATAGGAAACTCGCCCCATACAGTCGTGACACGTGTCCATCTACGACACTGCACTGCGTTTCATTAAACTCTACCATAATGTGGGccaaaaattaagataaatacAGGCCCATCTCGCCTTTAATCAGGAACACGACTTCTACGTGATGAATTCTAGGTTTCGTCTGGTTTTCCAAGGTCCGAATCGTTCTACCAACAATGGCGGCTCTAAGATGGCGTGTGACTCGACGTTTTGAGAGTAATCTTCCCGTTGGAATCTATTAATGTCGTTTCAGTCTTGATGCTTCACCTTCTGAAACGACGATTCACATTCATTCGgcatcataaataaaaaaattaactctTTTCCCCGTTACATCCAGGATCTCAAATTCAATGAATCTTATCCATCTTCAATCGGTGATCCTCAACTATAAAAAGGTTAGTATTCATCCCTTTGAGCATCATCTTCGCATTTTCTAatattgatataaattttattctcaGTATAATGGCTATATCATCTGTATTTCTCTCTGACTTGAAGGTTGTTTGTTGTTCATCTACGGTGGAGGTGGCGCGACCGCGCCGATTCTGGGAAGCAGGAAACGTGGTGGCGAGTTGATGGGTTTAGACTCCTCCTCGACGCTAAGGTTGTTTCGTTCTTTGAACCATAATcatagtaattttaaaacaaattccGGCATACAAACTCAAAAAAATCTGCTATTCTCACTATAAATAGTTGGTCCAGTCTTTCGGATATTGTTTCAGTTATGTCTGTTGGTTTTTCATCTTCCTATTTACATGTGTTTCAGGTGATTATAACACCAGCCACCGTGAATGTCAACCGTCTGACCACTTTCAGAGATCGCCTGAAGGCTGGATCAATTTTCTCTGCCACCGGATTTGATGTCACTCGGTGCAACATAACTTCAGACTCCCATGACTCTCCTCTAGCGATTCGATTCGTTGATTCCACCGCTCTCGATGAGTTAACCGAACTCAAGACCCCAATTCCTGAAGAACGGCTCAGGTTCCGTGATCACCGTGAGCTGCTTGGCCTAGCCAACACTAACACTCATCTTCCAGGTAAATCGTCTTACTATCGGTTTCTCCTACTCATTTCTCTAACCAGTGCACTGTTTAGAAATTATATAAGAAGCTGCTGTAAACATATAGAGGGCTCATGCCAAAGAAACTACCTCGCATTTCCACGGTAGGTTCATGTAATCTACATCTAAAGAGtttgttttgtgtgtttctGAAGTGTGTTGTTTCATATTAGGATTATGAGCGACTATATTTTGATTCAGCTGGCTGTGATCATTGAAAGGGAACATATGTTCAAACTTTGATCCAACGAGTGTTGTTTTCATTCAGTTGATCAAATATAAGCTctcaataatgtttttattctcGGGGTGTGATGATAACAGTAAGCAAACCAGATTGAGGAGGTGGTGAAATTGATCAGCAAACCAGATTGAGGAGTTAAAGACGCAATCATACCAAGCCAGTATTAAAAGGTAACGTTCTGGTGAAAACATTAAAAGAGCTTGGGATTTTCTCTCTCGGAGATGCAATTGATTGTTGCTGCACGCTACGCTTTGTAAAAGAAGACATCTTTGTCATGTGATAACTATCTTTGTCAATTCGTTTTGTAATTCTATGCATCGATGGATTGTTTCTTAACTTTTTAATTCGCTTTTGTATAATTTTATCAGACCAAGATCTTGCTCACTTTGAACTGGCCAAGCCATTACTGCACTCTTGCGCTTAACTTTGAAACACGCAACAAGAAATACCTCACCTCTATGAAAATAGACTTTAATGTTATCTGAAAATTTTTTAAAGTATAAATGAAACGATTATATGTCAGTGGTGAAACAAAATAAACCAATACATAAATTAACAatcaatataagaaaaatgtatacgttttttatttattttagataaacaaaataaaccaatacataaagaaaataataaatataggAAAAAATGAATAAGTTtgtttttatgatatatatatatataaaatatcttTGGTTATTCTACATATCTaagtaaacatataatattttaaaaggttgcatcataaatttcaaataaataaatctttgAACATAAATACCTAATAAATACACAACTGATATGAGAATAAAGTTTACAACACATTCTGAGTAAGAGACACATTATAATATAACCTAACACAaaacacataagaaaaaaaaaactagataacataaaccaaaacaaataGATCATCAACTCTACATCGCCAAAACTAAAATAGACCAATTTTAACAATAATCTactgtaaaaaataaatatagtaaaaACATAAGATCATCCActaaagtatataaaattaaaaaaaaaatatatgtgaaagtttgtttttttctactaacaaaaatgaaaaaaaagaatctcACGGTTTTTCTACGGTCATCGAACTCCAGAAAATCACAAGAAATTATGTAATACCACATCCAATTctcaatatataattaaaacatagattacttaataaaataaaatcatcttaaactttttaacaaaaaaaaaagaaaatcatattttgaaaaataacaaggaatatttattttaaaaaatcataactAATTTTCAGATAAcataatttatttagttttcaaatacaataacatGTACccaatttgtatatttttaaataataaaaatttaattaaatatttactttaactatttaaattgtttgttaattttcattccgcccgtagggcgggccggccctagtatatatatttatatatatatatatatatatatatatatatcggcTAGCGGCTTTCACAGTTATGCTTCTCTTGTCTAACGTTTCATAGCACCATATCCTCATAGATCCATTAACTTGTCATCCATGTATTAACTATTAAGTAATGGTTCGACCCAATTATCTCCTTCGGGTTTACAGTAATAGTTTTTTTATGGACATAATCTACCAAGTATATATATTCGTTTAACAAACTTATTAACATACTctaaataaaaagttataatttgtggTCTATTTCaactttttgataaaattttgagaaatttagaTCTAGTTTAGTTGCATTGGTGTTTTTCACTTCCAAATCAGctctaacatatatatatatatatatatatatatatatatatatatatatatatatgatgactTTTTCCTAATACCGGGAAGATTTGGGCTGAAATCCATAATCATTCAGTCCGAAACCAcaatatataatagataaattacttaaaatgaCTCTAATTAATCCTAAAATAACTAGATTAactcatataattttgaaattactaGACTAATTTTTGAAACATACAAATTGACTATTTTGTCATTACTAATAATTAAACcctaattaaaaaagaaacacacactacaagaaaacataagaTTAACGACGGAGGTATTCTTTGTGAGTTCGTCGTAAAAGAGgctttacgaggaattagcgaggaaacacGTTTCATCGTAACACATATTTCCTCCCCAATTCGTCGTAACTTAGCGAGGAAaacatttcgtcgtaaagacgaagTACAtcatttcgtcgtaaaaaccacgtaatTATTCGACGTAAGAATGTCAAtatgtttcctcgtaaatacctcgaAAAGAGTTCCTCGTAAACTATATGTATTTATCTCAAAAGTATTTTCTCGTAAAGTACACGTAAATAACTCAAAagtatttcctcgtaaaatacTCGTTTAGCCTTCCTCGtcatttcctcgtaaactttCCACGTAAATAAGTCgtaaattagctacgaatttacttcgtttttttattttacagaatttaaaagtataatgaaaaaaattaaaattatttaatttattaataaaactaaaaaaattaaaaaaaaatcaataggaaaatattttatatataaataagttttgaatttatATAATACAACAACcgaaaaaaagaactaagagtCGTTCATCGCccggtagaattcatcactcctcctCTCTACATCTGCTTCGGCATGTGTGTCGGATGATGACTCGCCTGGAATGGGATTTTGTCGTCGCATGTTCCTCAACAAGGACTCCCATTctggatttgtggccgctatgacgctctcggaacatcgttgacagAACTAATCCCCAACGTATGTCCCTTTTtcttagggacaaccttaaaaacaaaaaataaatattgttagtaaaaatttaaagttaaattatgtgaataataaaaaaaattaaaatttttaaaaatttacctcctcgtaaatcCTATCCACTTCaagtgtggataaggtgacgggtaatccgtCGGTGGactgctgggtcagctgggtctggcggtCATCAACCTGAGAAACCAAGTCGTTGAAGATTTtctcggacttgccatctagaAATTGGCCcaccttgttcttgtgggtcctctcgtaaagttgcaaAAGAGACGGGAATAgtcccgtctctttggcctaaaaaaattaagaaagttagaatatatatatatatatatatatatatattaaaaaattaattaaatatttccaaacggacaccagCGTGGAGTTTTTGGCCCGTAGAGTGAAGCATCGGTCCGTGGCCGTGCTCATCTACCGTGTTACGGGAGGcagagcaagactgggcgattctaatggcGTTAGGATCCCGCCAATaacggatgaggccatcccacacatccgtggtgagctcagcgggtttgccacgctcataccccttcacgatccagtcactCTTCCAGTTagagaccgtgtccaacaagcaAACTTTCGCCTTCGCGTAAAACGCTTTCTTGACCCTCTCATCGACCCCCATGGACCAATAATatttttgctgtaaaaaaaattaaattaataattagtttaaaaatatatatatataaatcatgaaaaaattaaagtatatataattaattaatagtaacttacagcgtaaattttgaaccacgtctttctgacgtagaTCGGCGTCTTTTTCCAGTTCAGATGTGCCATTGAGAAGTAACCTTTAatcgtgtcggttacgtccgatgcaagatATCCGTCAACGccaaacctgaaaaaaaaaacaaatttaaagtataaattatttattaatattataaaagaattttaaaagaattaaaaaataattaatgtaaCATACCACAAAGTTCtgtccggtcggtcggggtctatgattggtaaaccttctctgcttGGCTGACCGAGAAGGTCCTCGACAGTGTACTGCaagtaaggagcactcggaggcaccatcaaatcgggatgaataTCGGCGGGCATCGGAGGAGCCATCGGAGGAGGCATCATTGGAGGAACCATCGGAGGAGGCACATGAGGAAtcgatggtgcactagaagaaggcGACCGAGAGACTCTGAGAAGACTGAGTTTCGGGGACAGTCGCCggacccgaagaaccgggagctgaagaagaaccgggagctgaagaagacgggtctaaacgactaccaggctcaccgaacatctctctgtaatggggaGTAAGTCTGTTCTTTTGAACCGTctggacaaaaaaaattttatttttaaaattaacatcAACAGTAATTAACAAATTCTATAAATAACAAATTCTATAAATCTAGCTAAATTCCCTACATtaaccacctaatcaacactaattaacataaaatcagtaaacctatctaaattccctacactaaccacctaatctatcctaaactaatcaaactagagaggaaaTAGAGAGAGTACGTACCATTGTTACGAAAAAGAGAGGAAGTGGAGACGAAATGGAAGTGAGAAGCTCGCGTGTATATATAAGAAATTAGTAATCGtcgtaatttcctcgtaaagttAGGAGGAACTAGCGAGGCCCGTGTTTTtctttacgaggaattagcgaggcccGCGTTTTGTTTCCACGTAATGTCCTTGTTGATTaacgaggaattacagaggcccgtgtttttattctaagaggaattagcgaggcccgcgttttcctattacgaggtctttacgacgatttctGCTTACGTGAAATTAACGaggccaaaaaaaaagaaattaacgAGGCCCgcgttctttattttttaatttcgtcgttaatttctcattattttacgaggaaatagcaAGGATTATGTTTAAAttcctaaaatccgaaaccccaaatcCCATCTTCTGTAACTTCTACTTCACATattccaaaccctaaaccccatcttccttatcttctacttcatatattccaaaccccaagcCCATCTTCCCTTTAACGAGGAACTTGCGAGGCCCGTGTTTGGTTTCCTCGTAACGTCCTCGTTCATTTACGAGAAATTAGCGAGGCCCGCTTTTTTGTTTACAAGGAATGAGACGAAGCTAATTGGTCGTAAAACCTTTCTAAATTTCCTATAAATACTCACCAGTTTGCTTCTCAAATCAAAGATAAACTCACtaatttgcttctcaaatcggAGATAATTACTCACCAGTTTGCTTCTCAAATTAgaaagatttgaaaaaaa
This window encodes:
- the LOC103863592 gene encoding receptor-like protein 48 isoform X1, with translation MMHSCIQRRRMIRSLCFIFSLYASVLVFASHAAHLCRPDQKDALWEFKSEFYVDGLHSDGTPVDKKTERWKNNIDCCSWDGISCDPKTGKVVELDLTDSFLNGPLRSNSSLFRLQHLHILNLGSNNLSGILPDSVSNLKYLRVLSLGGCSFYGQIPSSLGNLSYLTNLDLSHNEFIGELPDSMGNLKKLTDLGLDHNKISGNFPHVLLNMSELTQIDIGSNQFEGMLPSNMSSLSKLVYFDINENSFYGSIPPSLFMIPSLIQLYMGRNSFSGPLEIGNISSLSPLGFLALGDNNFNGPIPRFITKLVGLWYLDLALWNTEKGKVDFSIFLHLESLTFLDLSYINTRSRVDLSLFSDLMSLGYLDLSGINLKISPTLHLLSPIEILTLSSCNIAEFPKFLETQTSLSYLDISANQIKGQVPKWLWRLPLLRYVNISQNSFTGFEGSADVIQRSEILLLDISSNTFQGPFPLLPNSTKFFLGSNNHFSGEIPKTICKLASLDTLVLSDNNFNGSIPRCFENFSTKLSVMHLRNNSLSGTFPEESIGDHLKSLDVGDNRLSGVLPKSLINCTRLEFLNVENNMINDTFPFWLRLLTNLQVLVLRSNEFHGPISSPAFSLSFPKLRIFDISKNRFTGVLPSYYFAGWTAMSLVIDIVDIMPSRFEGRDSGNLYNSVSMTAKGLVMELVGSGFTIYKTIDVSGNKLQGDIPESISLLKELIVLNMSNNAFTGHISPSLENLTNLQSLDLSQNRLSGEIPPELGKLTFLARMNFSYNMLEGPIPQGTQIQSQSSSSFAENPRLCGVPLQETCGRGDDATTQEKEDEDGEKDQVLSWIAAAIGYVPGVFCGVVIGHILSSYKRDWFMKIFHSFA
- the LOC103863592 gene encoding receptor-like protein 47 isoform X2, whose translation is MMHSCIQRRRMIRSLCFIFSLYASVLVFASHAAHLCRPDQKDALWEFKSEFYVDGLHSDGTPVDKKTERWKNNIDCCSWDGISCDPKTGILPDSVSNLKYLRVLSLGGCSFYGQIPSSLGNLSYLTNLDLSHNEFIGELPDSMGNLKKLTDLGLDHNKISGNFPHVLLNMSELTQIDIGSNQFEGMLPSNMSSLSKLVYFDINENSFYGSIPPSLFMIPSLIQLYMGRNSFSGPLEIGNISSLSPLGFLALGDNNFNGPIPRFITKLVGLWYLDLALWNTEKGKVDFSIFLHLESLTFLDLSYINTRSRVDLSLFSDLMSLGYLDLSGINLKISPTLHLLSPIEILTLSSCNIAEFPKFLETQTSLSYLDISANQIKGQVPKWLWRLPLLRYVNISQNSFTGFEGSADVIQRSEILLLDISSNTFQGPFPLLPNSTKFFLGSNNHFSGEIPKTICKLASLDTLVLSDNNFNGSIPRCFENFSTKLSVMHLRNNSLSGTFPEESIGDHLKSLDVGDNRLSGVLPKSLINCTRLEFLNVENNMINDTFPFWLRLLTNLQVLVLRSNEFHGPISSPAFSLSFPKLRIFDISKNRFTGVLPSYYFAGWTAMSLVIDIVDIMPSRFEGRDSGNLYNSVSMTAKGLVMELVGSGFTIYKTIDVSGNKLQGDIPESISLLKELIVLNMSNNAFTGHISPSLENLTNLQSLDLSQNRLSGEIPPELGKLTFLARMNFSYNMLEGPIPQGTQIQSQSSSSFAENPRLCGVPLQETCGRGDDATTQEKEDEDGEKDQVLSWIAAAIGYVPGVFCGVVIGHILSSYKRDWFMKIFHSFA